A genome region from Bradyrhizobium guangzhouense includes the following:
- the istA gene encoding IS21 family transposase: MTYRLTLSPEAAAAKAGFSKASAYRIEDDLRLPSQKKVPRGRRRSDPLVPYWDAEIVPILKAAPGIRVIGVLDELRRRHPDLNPNIRRTLERRINAWRALNGPEQDVIFRQEHEPGRLGLSDFTDTSPLGIAIAGETLDHRLYHFRLAFSGFEHAHVVLGGESFVALAEGLQNALWALGGVPREHRSDSLSAAFRNLAADAREDLTQRYAALMGHYGMAPTRNNAGIAHENGSIESAHGHLKRALEDALLLRGTRDFISLDAYRAFVDEIVGRRNANLAKRIALEKEALAPLPKGRTTDFEEKVIPVTSSGGFILRRVFYTVPSRLIGHRLRVRIFDDRLECFLGVTPVGTLRRGRPVSENHGGHVVDYRHVIHALRRKPMALVNLVYRDQLFPRAAYKRLFETLREHGDDRRACKVTVELLALAHERACEAELAEAIATALDAGRLPDLAALRDRFRPEAASIPSVAVKLASLDVYDELASVSVVSAHSNLGGAA, from the coding sequence ATGACCTACCGACTGACATTGTCTCCCGAGGCCGCGGCGGCCAAGGCGGGGTTCTCGAAAGCGAGCGCGTATCGGATCGAGGACGATTTGCGCCTGCCATCGCAGAAGAAGGTGCCGAGAGGCCGGCGACGGTCCGATCCGCTCGTGCCCTATTGGGACGCCGAGATCGTTCCGATCCTGAAGGCTGCGCCCGGCATCCGCGTGATCGGCGTGCTGGACGAGCTGCGCCGTCGGCATCCCGACCTCAACCCCAACATCCGACGCACGCTGGAGCGGCGCATCAATGCCTGGCGGGCGCTCAATGGCCCTGAACAGGACGTGATCTTCCGCCAGGAGCACGAGCCCGGTCGTCTGGGTCTGTCCGACTTTACCGATACAAGCCCGCTCGGCATTGCCATTGCTGGTGAGACGCTCGATCACCGGCTCTACCACTTCCGGCTGGCGTTCTCCGGCTTTGAGCATGCCCATGTCGTGCTCGGCGGCGAAAGCTTCGTCGCCCTGGCCGAGGGCTTGCAGAACGCCCTGTGGGCGCTCGGCGGCGTTCCGCGGGAGCATCGCAGCGACAGCCTGTCGGCAGCATTCCGCAATCTGGCGGCCGACGCGCGGGAGGATCTGACACAGCGCTACGCCGCGCTGATGGGCCACTACGGCATGGCGCCAACGCGCAACAATGCGGGCATTGCACACGAGAACGGCTCGATCGAGAGCGCGCACGGTCATCTCAAACGAGCGCTGGAGGATGCGCTGTTGCTGCGGGGCACGCGCGACTTCATCAGTCTCGATGCCTACCGGGCTTTTGTCGACGAGATTGTCGGCCGGCGCAACGCCAACCTCGCTAAGCGGATCGCGCTCGAAAAGGAAGCACTGGCGCCACTGCCGAAAGGCCGCACGACCGACTTCGAGGAGAAGGTGATCCCGGTGACGTCGTCAGGCGGCTTCATCCTGCGGCGCGTGTTCTACACTGTGCCTTCAAGACTGATTGGCCATCGCCTGCGTGTGCGCATCTTCGACGACCGGCTCGAATGCTTCCTCGGCGTCACGCCGGTCGGGACGCTGCGGCGCGGGCGGCCTGTGTCGGAGAACCACGGCGGGCATGTCGTTGATTATCGGCACGTCATCCATGCCCTGCGGCGCAAGCCGATGGCGCTCGTCAATCTCGTCTATCGCGATCAGCTCTTCCCGCGCGCGGCTTACAAGCGCCTCTTCGAGACCTTGCGGGAGCATGGCGACGACCGGCGCGCCTGCAAGGTGACGGTCGAGCTTCTGGCTCTGGCCCATGAGCGAGCCTGCGAAGCCGAGCTCGCCGAGGCGATCGCGACCGCTCTCGATGCCGGACGGTTACCCGATCTTGCGGCATTGCGCGATCGCTTCCGACCCGAGGCGGCCTCGATCCCGAGTGTCGCCGTCAAGCTGGCGTCGCTCGACGTCTACGATGAGCTGGCCTCCGTCAGCGTCGTGTCGGCCCACTCGAACCTGGGAGGAGCAGCATGA
- the istB gene encoding IS21-like element helper ATPase IstB — MTSGATSIDAARVELLLNELRLPGVKAIWPKLAAQSDKEGWPAARFLAALAEHEAADRTRRRIERHMVEARLPAGKTLATFEFESVPMLSKAQAMALAAGDVWLKTGANLLLFGPPGGGKTHLGAAIGLALVEDGWRVLFARTTDLVQRLQVARRELALESAIAKLDRYDLLILDDITYVSKDQAETSVLFELIASRYERRSLLITANQPFGEWGRIFPDQAMTLAAIDRLVHHATILEMNVESYRRKVALDRRRGPGRPPVHATPNELEKAVTDAGNAA; from the coding sequence ATGACCAGCGGAGCTACCTCCATCGATGCCGCCCGCGTCGAGCTGCTGCTCAATGAGTTGCGCCTGCCCGGCGTCAAGGCGATCTGGCCGAAGCTCGCCGCGCAGTCGGACAAGGAAGGCTGGCCCGCCGCCCGCTTCCTTGCGGCCCTTGCCGAGCACGAGGCAGCCGATCGCACCCGCCGCCGCATCGAACGACACATGGTGGAAGCGCGTTTGCCCGCCGGCAAGACGCTCGCCACGTTCGAGTTCGAGAGCGTGCCTATGCTGTCAAAGGCACAGGCGATGGCGCTCGCCGCCGGTGACGTCTGGTTGAAGACCGGCGCCAATCTGCTGCTGTTCGGTCCACCCGGCGGCGGCAAGACCCATCTCGGCGCAGCGATCGGCCTGGCTCTCGTCGAGGACGGTTGGCGCGTTCTCTTTGCACGTACCACTGATCTGGTGCAGCGGCTGCAGGTGGCCCGGCGCGAGCTGGCGCTGGAGTCCGCAATCGCCAAGCTTGACCGCTACGACCTCCTGATCCTCGACGACATCACATATGTGAGCAAGGACCAGGCGGAAACCAGCGTATTGTTCGAGCTGATCGCCTCCCGCTACGAGCGACGCTCGCTGCTGATCACGGCCAATCAGCCATTTGGCGAATGGGGGCGTATCTTCCCCGATCAGGCGATGACACTGGCGGCGATCGATCGCCTGGTGCACCACGCCACGATCCTCGAGATGAACGTCGAGAGCTACCGTCGAAAAGTTGCTCTCGATCGCAGGCGCGGTCCAGGCCGGCCGCCGGTTCACGCCACTCCAAATGAACTCGAGAAGGCGGTGACTGACGCTGGCAATGCCGCTTGA